In one Balaenoptera musculus isolate JJ_BM4_2016_0621 chromosome 2, mBalMus1.pri.v3, whole genome shotgun sequence genomic region, the following are encoded:
- the PRPF39 gene encoding pre-mRNA-processing factor 39 isoform X1, whose amino-acid sequence MQNSHMDEYRNSNNGSTGNSSEVVVDQSTDFSTEIMNVTEMEQSPDGSPNVNTTTEENEIANTVDLPVTETEANFPPEYEKFWKTVESNPQDFTGWVYLLQYVEQENHLMAARKAFDKFFIHYPYCYGYWKKYADLEKRHDNIKQSDEVYRRGLQAIPLSVDLWIHYINFLKETLDPGDPETNSTIRGTFEHAVLAAGTDFRSDRLWEMYINWENEQGNLREVTAIYDRILGIPTQLYSHHFQRFKEHIQNNLPRDLLTGEQFIQLRRELASVNGHSGDDGPPGDDLPSGIEDITDPAKLITEIENMRHRIIEIHQEMFNYNEHEVSKRWTFEEGIKRPYFHVKPLEKAQLKNWKEYLEFEIENGTHERVVVLFERCVISCALYEEFWIKYAKYMENHSIEGVRHVFSRACTIHLPKKPMVHMLWAAFEEQQGNINEARNILRTFEECVLGLAMVRLRRVSLERRLGNMEEAERLLQEAIKNAKSNNESSFYAIKLARHLFKIQKNLPKSRKVLLEAIERDKENTKLYLNLLEMEYSGDLKQNEENILNCFDKAIIHGSLPMKMRITFSQRKVEFLEDFGSDVNKLLNAYDEHQTLLKEQDSLKRKAENGSEEPEEKKAHTEDTTSSSTQMIDGDLQANQAAYNYSAWYQYNYQNPWNYGQYYPPPPT is encoded by the exons aTGCAAAATTCTCACATGGATGAGTACAGAAATTCCAATAATGGCAGCACAGGCAACAGTTCAGAGGTAGTGGTAGATCAGTCTACTGATTTCAGTACTGAGATTATGAATGTTACAGAAATGGAACAGTCACCTGATGGATCTCCTAATGTGAATACAACTacggaagaaaatgaaatagcaaATACTGTGGATCTTCCAGTGACAGAAACAGAAGCAAATTTCCCTCCAGAATATGAAAAGTTTTGGAAAACTGTAGAAAGTAATCCTCAGGATTTTACAGGCTGGGTATATTTGCTTCAATATGTAGAACAGGAG aaTCACTTGATGGCTGCCAGGAAAGCGTTTGACAAATTTTTCATACACTATCCGTATTGCTATGGTTATTGGAAAAAGTATGCAGACCTCGAAAAGCGGCATGACAACATTAAACAATCAGATGAG gTGTATCGCCGGGGGCTTCAGGCAATACCTCTTAGTGTTGACCTTTGGATACATTATATAAACTTCTTAAAAGAAACATTGGACCCTGGTGATCCTGAGACAAACAGTACAATAAGAGG aacTTTTGAGCATGCTGTTCTAGCTGCAGGAACAGATTTCCGATCTGACAGACTCTGGGAAATGTATATAAACTGGGAAAATGAACAGGGAAACCTGAGAGAAGTTACAGCTATATATGATCGTATTCTTGGTATTCCAACACAGCTGTATAGTCATCATTTTCAGAG atttaaagaacatatacagaATAACTTACCTAGAGATCTTCTAACTGGTGAACAGTTTATTCAGCTGCGAAGGGAATTAGCTTCTGTAAATGGGCATAGTGGTGATGATGGTCCTCCTGGTGATGATCTACCGTCAGGAATTGAAGACATAACTGATCCAGCAAAG ctaattactgaaatagaaaacatgagaCATAGAATCATTGAAATTcatcaagaaatgtttaattataATGAGCATGAAGTTAGTAAAAGGTGGACATTTGAAGAAGGT ATTAAAAGACCTTATTTTCATGTGAAACCATTGGAAAAGGCACAActgaaaaactggaaagaatacttagaatttgaaattgaaaatggGACTCATGAACGAGTTGTGGTTCTCTTTGAAAGATGTGTCATATCATGTGCCCTCTATGAGGAGTTTTGGATTAAG TATGCCAAGTATATGGAAAATCATAGCATTGAAGGAGTGAGGCATGTCTTCAGCAGAGCTTGCACAATTCATCTCCCAAAGAAACCCATGGTGCATATGCTTTGGGCAGCTTTTGAGGAACAGCAGG GTAATATTAATGAAGCCAGGAATATCTTGAGAACATTTGAAGAATGTGTTCTAGGATTGGCAATGGTTCGTTTGAGAAGAGTAAGTTTAGAACGACGGCTTGGAAATATGGAAGAAGCTGAACGTTTGCTTCAGGAAGCCATTAAAAATGCCAAATCAAATAATGAATCATCATTTTATGCTATCAAACTAGCTCGGcatcttttcaaaatacaaaaaaaccttccaaaatcAAGAAAGGTGCTTTTGGAAGCTATTGAAAGAGACAAa GAGAACACaaagttatacctcaatttacTTGAAATGGAATATAGTGGTGACctcaaacaaaatgaagaaaatatcctAAATTGTTTTGACAAAGCTATTATACATGGTTCATTACCTATGAAAATGAGAATTACATTTTCTCAGAGAAAAGTGGAATTTCTTGAAGATTTTGGTTCAGATGTTAATAA gCTTCTGAATGCTTATGATGAACATCAAACACTCCTAAAAGAACAggattctttaaaaaggaaagcagaaaatgG ATCAGAAGaaccagaggaaaagaaagcacaCACAGAAGATACAACTTCATCATCTACACAGATGATTGATGGTGATTTACAGGCAAATCAAGCTGCATATAATTATAGTGCCTGGTATCAA tacAATTATCAGAATCCTTGGAATTATGGACAGTATTACCCTCCCCCTCCAACCTGA
- the PRPF39 gene encoding pre-mRNA-processing factor 39 isoform X2: protein MQGLLRFEDQDSARGDQNIAMFYPTSTQMVYRRGLQAIPLSVDLWIHYINFLKETLDPGDPETNSTIRGTFEHAVLAAGTDFRSDRLWEMYINWENEQGNLREVTAIYDRILGIPTQLYSHHFQRFKEHIQNNLPRDLLTGEQFIQLRRELASVNGHSGDDGPPGDDLPSGIEDITDPAKLITEIENMRHRIIEIHQEMFNYNEHEVSKRWTFEEGIKRPYFHVKPLEKAQLKNWKEYLEFEIENGTHERVVVLFERCVISCALYEEFWIKYAKYMENHSIEGVRHVFSRACTIHLPKKPMVHMLWAAFEEQQGNINEARNILRTFEECVLGLAMVRLRRVSLERRLGNMEEAERLLQEAIKNAKSNNESSFYAIKLARHLFKIQKNLPKSRKVLLEAIERDKENTKLYLNLLEMEYSGDLKQNEENILNCFDKAIIHGSLPMKMRITFSQRKVEFLEDFGSDVNKLLNAYDEHQTLLKEQDSLKRKAENGSEEPEEKKAHTEDTTSSSTQMIDGDLQANQAAYNYSAWYQYNYQNPWNYGQYYPPPPT, encoded by the exons ATGCAGGGACTGCTGCGCTTTGAAGATCAAGACTCTGCACGTGGGGATCAGAACATTGCCATGTTCTATCCAACCTCCACCCAAATG gTGTATCGCCGGGGGCTTCAGGCAATACCTCTTAGTGTTGACCTTTGGATACATTATATAAACTTCTTAAAAGAAACATTGGACCCTGGTGATCCTGAGACAAACAGTACAATAAGAGG aacTTTTGAGCATGCTGTTCTAGCTGCAGGAACAGATTTCCGATCTGACAGACTCTGGGAAATGTATATAAACTGGGAAAATGAACAGGGAAACCTGAGAGAAGTTACAGCTATATATGATCGTATTCTTGGTATTCCAACACAGCTGTATAGTCATCATTTTCAGAG atttaaagaacatatacagaATAACTTACCTAGAGATCTTCTAACTGGTGAACAGTTTATTCAGCTGCGAAGGGAATTAGCTTCTGTAAATGGGCATAGTGGTGATGATGGTCCTCCTGGTGATGATCTACCGTCAGGAATTGAAGACATAACTGATCCAGCAAAG ctaattactgaaatagaaaacatgagaCATAGAATCATTGAAATTcatcaagaaatgtttaattataATGAGCATGAAGTTAGTAAAAGGTGGACATTTGAAGAAGGT ATTAAAAGACCTTATTTTCATGTGAAACCATTGGAAAAGGCACAActgaaaaactggaaagaatacttagaatttgaaattgaaaatggGACTCATGAACGAGTTGTGGTTCTCTTTGAAAGATGTGTCATATCATGTGCCCTCTATGAGGAGTTTTGGATTAAG TATGCCAAGTATATGGAAAATCATAGCATTGAAGGAGTGAGGCATGTCTTCAGCAGAGCTTGCACAATTCATCTCCCAAAGAAACCCATGGTGCATATGCTTTGGGCAGCTTTTGAGGAACAGCAGG GTAATATTAATGAAGCCAGGAATATCTTGAGAACATTTGAAGAATGTGTTCTAGGATTGGCAATGGTTCGTTTGAGAAGAGTAAGTTTAGAACGACGGCTTGGAAATATGGAAGAAGCTGAACGTTTGCTTCAGGAAGCCATTAAAAATGCCAAATCAAATAATGAATCATCATTTTATGCTATCAAACTAGCTCGGcatcttttcaaaatacaaaaaaaccttccaaaatcAAGAAAGGTGCTTTTGGAAGCTATTGAAAGAGACAAa GAGAACACaaagttatacctcaatttacTTGAAATGGAATATAGTGGTGACctcaaacaaaatgaagaaaatatcctAAATTGTTTTGACAAAGCTATTATACATGGTTCATTACCTATGAAAATGAGAATTACATTTTCTCAGAGAAAAGTGGAATTTCTTGAAGATTTTGGTTCAGATGTTAATAA gCTTCTGAATGCTTATGATGAACATCAAACACTCCTAAAAGAACAggattctttaaaaaggaaagcagaaaatgG ATCAGAAGaaccagaggaaaagaaagcacaCACAGAAGATACAACTTCATCATCTACACAGATGATTGATGGTGATTTACAGGCAAATCAAGCTGCATATAATTATAGTGCCTGGTATCAA tacAATTATCAGAATCCTTGGAATTATGGACAGTATTACCCTCCCCCTCCAACCTGA